Proteins found in one Cellulomonas palmilytica genomic segment:
- a CDS encoding CalY family protein, with the protein MMDDLIEEMVNPAPAQADKARRRRLWATVSILGLAALGVTSLTTSALFTDLETTNDAITTGRVNLELGQFEFSVPVDNMLPGASVVAPVTVTNNGSLRYQYAISYRADDRAGDTADLSSALRVSIYDTSTCTLAGTATATARIGQSGAPGTFGLATTDTPIVGTPGVDEATGNRHLNATASEDLCVRIDFDENAGNAFQDTSTTLELTFDARQITFDPSDPDESGA; encoded by the coding sequence ATGATGGACGACCTGATCGAGGAGATGGTCAACCCTGCCCCGGCGCAGGCCGACAAGGCCCGTCGGCGGCGCCTGTGGGCGACCGTCTCGATCCTGGGCCTCGCCGCCCTGGGGGTCACGTCGCTCACCACGTCCGCGCTGTTCACCGACCTGGAGACGACGAACGACGCGATCACGACCGGTCGGGTCAACCTCGAGCTGGGCCAGTTCGAGTTCTCCGTGCCGGTCGACAACATGCTCCCCGGCGCGTCCGTCGTCGCGCCGGTCACGGTCACGAACAACGGCTCGCTGCGCTACCAGTACGCGATCAGCTACCGCGCCGACGACCGCGCGGGCGACACCGCCGACCTGTCGAGCGCTCTGCGCGTGAGCATCTACGACACCTCCACCTGCACGCTCGCGGGTACCGCGACGGCGACCGCCCGCATCGGCCAGAGCGGCGCCCCGGGGACGTTCGGGCTCGCGACGACCGACACCCCGATCGTCGGGACGCCCGGTGTCGACGAGGCGACCGGCAACCGCCACCTGAACGCCACCGCGTCCGAGGACCTGTGCGTGCGGATCGACTTCGACGAGAACGCGGGCAACGCGTTCCAGGACACGTCGACGACGCTCGAGCTCACGTTCGACGCGCGCCAGATCACGTTCGACCCGTCCGACCCCGACGAGTCCGGCGCCTGA
- a CDS encoding signal peptidase I: protein MPRPPRHPIRLEVDRRATPRPARPEPVRRRSPWRRLTSVVLWTVVAVGTLAFAASLAVPLWFQAQDQRLLIVTSGSMAPVFDAGDAVVMRKVDDPSQLKVGQIISFWPLGSEHLVTHRVVDLVNLPKLEPDATGKMVEVRDATGNALTSPYIVTKGDANAENDPNATPYTRVRGIVLDVHPGWGWVLQWASSPVGRAVMLVPPLLALGVLELLAVREARAGRPRTEHPDDRYLDAVLHG from the coding sequence ATGCCTCGTCCTCCGCGGCACCCGATCCGGCTCGAGGTCGACCGGCGCGCCACTCCCCGCCCGGCCCGCCCCGAGCCGGTGCGGCGTCGGTCGCCCTGGCGGCGGCTGACGTCGGTGGTGCTGTGGACGGTCGTCGCCGTCGGGACGCTCGCGTTCGCGGCGTCGCTCGCGGTGCCGCTGTGGTTCCAGGCGCAGGACCAGCGGCTGCTCATCGTGACGTCCGGGTCGATGGCGCCCGTGTTCGACGCGGGAGACGCGGTCGTCATGCGCAAGGTCGACGACCCGTCGCAGCTCAAGGTCGGCCAGATCATCTCGTTCTGGCCGCTGGGCTCCGAGCACCTCGTCACGCACCGGGTCGTGGACCTGGTCAACCTCCCGAAGCTCGAGCCGGACGCGACCGGCAAGATGGTCGAGGTCCGCGACGCGACCGGCAACGCGCTGACCAGCCCGTACATCGTGACGAAGGGCGACGCGAACGCGGAGAACGACCCGAACGCGACGCCGTACACGCGCGTGCGCGGCATCGTGCTCGACGTGCACCCCGGGTGGGGCTGGGTGCTGCAGTGGGCGAGCTCGCCCGTCGGGCGGGCCGTGATGCTCGTGCCGCCTCTGCTCGCGCTCGGCGTCCTCGAGCTGCTCGCGGTCCGCGAGGCCCGCGCCGGCAGGCCGCGCACCGAGCACCCCGACGACAGGTACCTCGATGCGGTCCTCCATGGCTGA
- a CDS encoding FAD-binding oxidoreductase: MTSTTPIDAGYRPAGDAAVRALTDAVSRVHLPGTASYARLTRTQNPTLTLGPLAVVEATDASEVATTLRLAAAFGVRVGVQGTGHGPTDTMDGALLVSTATLDELTIDLVQCRARIGAGVRWSAVLEAAAPYGLAPVCGSSTHVGVVGLLTGGGVGPLARSHGLASDHVHAFEVVTGDGEVRRATRVRNADLFWALRGGKGALGIVTAVELDLPSLSQVYGGAIYFAGEDAAAVVRTWGVWAQLLPEQATTSLAVLRLPDLDLVPPPLRGRTAVAVRFVWTGDPDEGGELVRAVRSAATPLVDTVGVMPYAAIASVHADPEDPIPSHDSTFLLEEFGPEVTERFLELVGPGTPCVQAVVEVRQLGGRVRTGDDCAFAHRDAPYSVFTTGIAAPGTAPVVADDARRIAAGLAPWARAGSMPNFTTRSGRAFVEAVHPPAVAARLHALSLAYDPSGVLLAARGLRD, encoded by the coding sequence ATGACCAGCACGACGCCGATCGACGCGGGCTACCGCCCCGCCGGCGACGCCGCGGTGCGCGCCCTGACGGACGCGGTCTCGCGCGTGCACCTGCCCGGCACCGCCTCCTACGCCCGCCTCACCCGCACCCAGAACCCGACCCTCACGCTCGGCCCGCTCGCGGTCGTCGAGGCCACGGACGCCTCCGAGGTCGCGACCACGCTGCGCCTCGCCGCCGCGTTCGGCGTGCGCGTCGGCGTGCAGGGGACGGGCCACGGCCCGACCGACACCATGGACGGCGCGCTGCTCGTGTCCACCGCGACGCTCGACGAGCTCACGATCGACCTCGTCCAGTGCCGGGCCCGCATCGGCGCGGGCGTGCGCTGGTCGGCCGTGCTCGAGGCCGCCGCACCGTACGGGCTCGCTCCCGTGTGCGGGTCGTCGACGCACGTCGGCGTCGTCGGGCTCCTCACCGGCGGCGGGGTCGGCCCGCTCGCGCGGTCGCACGGCCTCGCGTCGGACCACGTGCACGCGTTCGAGGTGGTGACCGGCGACGGCGAGGTGCGACGCGCGACCCGCGTCCGCAACGCCGACCTGTTCTGGGCGCTGCGCGGCGGCAAGGGCGCGCTCGGCATCGTCACCGCGGTCGAGCTGGACCTGCCGTCGCTGTCGCAGGTGTACGGCGGCGCGATCTACTTCGCGGGCGAGGACGCCGCGGCCGTGGTGCGCACGTGGGGCGTGTGGGCGCAGCTCCTGCCCGAGCAGGCCACGACGTCGCTGGCGGTCCTGCGCCTGCCCGACCTCGACCTCGTGCCCCCGCCGCTGCGCGGCCGCACCGCGGTGGCCGTGCGGTTCGTGTGGACGGGCGACCCCGACGAGGGCGGCGAGCTGGTCCGCGCCGTGCGGTCCGCCGCGACGCCGCTCGTCGACACGGTCGGCGTCATGCCGTACGCCGCGATCGCATCGGTGCACGCGGACCCCGAGGACCCGATCCCGTCGCACGACTCGACGTTCCTGCTCGAGGAGTTCGGGCCCGAGGTCACCGAGCGGTTCCTCGAGCTCGTCGGGCCCGGCACGCCGTGCGTGCAGGCGGTCGTCGAGGTCCGCCAGCTCGGCGGGCGCGTCCGCACGGGCGACGACTGCGCGTTCGCGCACCGCGACGCGCCGTACTCGGTCTTCACCACCGGCATCGCGGCACCGGGGACCGCCCCCGTCGTCGCGGACGACGCGCGACGCATCGCCGCGGGTCTCGCGCCGTGGGCGCGCGCGGGAAGCATGCCGAACTTCACGACCAGGTCCGGGCGGGCGTTCGTCGAGGCGGTCCACCCGCCGGCCGTGGCGGCCCGCCTGCACGCCCTGTCGCTCGCCTACGACCCGTCGGGCGTGCTGCTCGCGGCGCGCGGCCTGCGCGACTGA